A section of the Streptomyces xinghaiensis S187 genome encodes:
- a CDS encoding uracil-DNA glycosylase: MAARPLNEIVEPGWAKALDPVAGQIAAMGDFLRAEIAAGRTYLPAGPNVLRAFQQPFDEVRVLIVGQDPYPTPGHAVGLSFSVAPEVRPLPGSLENIFRELRSDLGVERPSSGDLTPWTRQGVLLLNRALTTAPRRPAAHRGKGWEAVTEQAIRALAERGRPLVAILWGRDARTVRPLLGPLPAVESAHPSPMSADRGFFGSRPFSRANDLLVQQGGQPVDWRLP; this comes from the coding sequence GTGGCTGCACGACCATTGAACGAGATCGTCGAACCGGGCTGGGCGAAGGCCCTCGACCCGGTCGCCGGGCAGATCGCCGCGATGGGGGACTTCCTCCGCGCGGAGATCGCCGCCGGGCGCACCTACCTGCCCGCCGGGCCGAATGTGCTGCGCGCCTTCCAGCAACCCTTCGACGAGGTACGGGTCCTGATTGTCGGCCAGGACCCCTATCCCACACCCGGGCACGCGGTGGGGCTGAGCTTCTCCGTGGCGCCCGAGGTCCGTCCGCTCCCCGGCAGCCTGGAGAACATCTTCCGGGAGCTGCGGAGCGACCTCGGAGTGGAGCGGCCCTCCAGCGGCGATCTGACCCCCTGGACCCGGCAGGGCGTGCTCCTGCTCAACCGGGCGCTGACCACCGCGCCGCGCAGACCCGCGGCGCACCGCGGCAAGGGCTGGGAGGCCGTCACCGAACAGGCCATCCGGGCCCTCGCGGAGCGGGGCCGCCCGCTGGTGGCGATTCTGTGGGGACGGGACGCGCGCACCGTGCGCCCGCTGCTCGGCCCGCTCCCGGCGGTGGAATCCGCGCACCCCTCCCCCATGTCCGCCGACCGCGGCTTCTTCGGCTCCCGCCCGTTCAGCCGCGCCAACGACCTCCTCGTACAACAGGGCGGCCAACCGGTCGACTGGCGTCTGCCCTGA
- a CDS encoding BadF/BadG/BcrA/BcrD ATPase family protein, whose protein sequence is MIGVDSGGSGLRVAIARAEDGGQVGEAIRAEPVRTGPRGIDAGHLLARLLPAARELLARAGDGRAGRRPEARGSVAAVAVGAAGMATLGDDLRARLPQALAAELGVRRLALAADAVTAYAGALGQRTGAVVAAGTGVIALGADLDAPPGDGGLSLPPAAHHGPGPAPNSRTPLEPGASPGSRAPLESGGPAGSGPVRGSRVSGVPGGRPASRPPGRTDTPPGGRASPEAAPASGRAPCSSAAGGRWRRADGWGHLLGDCGGGAWIGRAGLEAALRAHDGRRGGSAALLDRLEAVFGPAAGLPALLYPRTDRAAVLASFAPEVAACAGTDPVAAGILRDAARGIAETAAAVCPPATGCPVAFTGGLFGIGPPLLVPVREELSRLAPWACPVEAGGGPLDGALRIAGALAGGTLRLPVDGSMLGLWPRPPAPG, encoded by the coding sequence GTGATCGGGGTCGACTCCGGCGGCTCCGGACTGCGCGTGGCCATCGCCCGCGCGGAGGACGGCGGGCAGGTCGGGGAGGCGATCCGGGCCGAACCCGTCCGGACCGGCCCCCGGGGCATCGACGCCGGGCACCTGCTCGCCCGCCTGCTGCCCGCCGCACGGGAGCTGCTGGCCCGCGCCGGCGACGGGAGGGCCGGGCGGCGGCCGGAGGCCCGAGGGTCCGTGGCAGCGGTGGCGGTGGGCGCGGCCGGCATGGCCACGCTCGGCGACGATCTGCGGGCCCGGCTGCCGCAGGCCCTCGCCGCCGAACTGGGCGTCCGCCGGCTGGCGCTGGCGGCCGACGCCGTCACGGCCTACGCGGGCGCCCTCGGCCAGCGGACGGGCGCGGTCGTCGCGGCGGGCACCGGCGTGATCGCCCTCGGCGCGGACCTGGACGCGCCCCCGGGCGACGGTGGCCTCTCTCTCCCTCCGGCGGCGCACCACGGCCCCGGGCCCGCCCCGAACTCCCGTACGCCTCTGGAGCCGGGCGCTTCCCCCGGTTCCCGTGCGCCCCTCGAGTCCGGCGGCCCGGCCGGCTCCGGCCCGGTCCGTGGTTCCCGGGTCTCCGGCGTGCCCGGCGGGCGTCCCGCTTCCCGTCCCCCCGGCCGCACGGACACCCCTCCCGGCGGCCGTGCCTCTCCCGAGGCCGCTCCGGCCTCCGGCAGAGCCCCCTGCTCCTCCGCGGCGGGCGGCCGTTGGCGGCGGGCCGACGGCTGGGGCCATCTGCTGGGCGACTGCGGCGGGGGCGCCTGGATCGGCCGTGCCGGCCTGGAGGCGGCCCTGCGGGCGCACGACGGGCGCCGGGGCGGCTCGGCGGCGCTGCTGGACCGGCTGGAGGCGGTCTTCGGCCCGGCCGCCGGCCTCCCCGCCCTGCTCTATCCGCGGACGGACCGCGCGGCCGTCCTGGCCTCGTTCGCGCCCGAGGTCGCCGCCTGCGCCGGGACGGACCCGGTGGCGGCCGGAATCCTTCGGGACGCGGCCCGCGGGATCGCGGAGACCGCGGCCGCCGTCTGCCCGCCCGCGACCGGCTGCCCGGTGGCGTTCACCGGCGGCCTCTTCGGGATCGGGCCGCCGCTGCTCGTGCCGGTCCGGGAGGAGTTGTCCCGGCTCGCGCCGTGGGCGTGCCCGGTGGAGGCCGGGGGCGGCCCGCTCGACGGTGCTCTGCGGATTGCCGGTGCGCTCGCCGGCGGCACCCTGCGGCTCCCCGTCGACGGAAGCATGCTCGGCCTCTGGCCGCGGCCGCCCGCACCCGGCTGA
- a CDS encoding sirohydrochlorin chelatase: MSTPTGPAPGLPVRMPRPRQPGRHRKPEPLAAPEGAPALVLAVPGTPDAASRSLAEEVVSIARSELPGLHAHIGYIDGGDDEFPALSAVLSRAAADRTARLARATAAAEGAGEEGGRTPVIGEDAPDAVVVPLLAGPDSALVRRIRQAVMDSRTSAELTEALGPHPLLAEALHVRLSEAGLARADRARLFTVATAADGIILATVGGEDAVQAAGITGMLLAARLAVPVLAAALDVEGSIAKAAEELRGSGSAQLALAPYLIGPELPEGLLEAAATEAGCSSGESLGAYPAIGRLVLSQYAAVLGITPQQAQPLR; the protein is encoded by the coding sequence ATGAGCACCCCCACAGGGCCCGCACCCGGCCTGCCCGTACGAATGCCGCGTCCCCGCCAGCCCGGTCGGCACCGGAAACCGGAGCCGCTGGCGGCGCCCGAGGGTGCCCCCGCGCTGGTGCTGGCGGTGCCCGGCACGCCCGACGCGGCCTCCCGCAGTCTCGCGGAAGAGGTCGTCAGCATCGCCCGGTCCGAACTGCCGGGCCTGCACGCCCACATCGGATACATCGACGGCGGCGACGACGAGTTCCCCGCGCTGTCGGCCGTGCTCTCCCGGGCCGCGGCCGACCGCACCGCCCGGCTGGCCCGCGCCACCGCGGCGGCCGAAGGCGCCGGGGAAGAGGGCGGACGGACCCCGGTCATCGGTGAGGACGCCCCCGACGCCGTCGTGGTGCCCCTGCTCGCGGGCCCGGACAGCGCGCTGGTCCGCCGCATCCGGCAGGCCGTCATGGACAGCCGCACGTCCGCCGAGCTGACCGAGGCCCTCGGCCCGCACCCGCTCCTGGCGGAGGCCCTGCACGTGCGCCTGTCGGAGGCCGGGCTCGCCCGCGCCGACCGGGCGCGCCTGTTCACCGTCGCCACGGCCGCCGACGGCATCATCCTCGCCACCGTCGGCGGTGAGGACGCCGTCCAGGCCGCCGGCATCACCGGCATGCTCCTCGCCGCCCGGCTCGCGGTGCCGGTGCTCGCCGCCGCGCTGGACGTCGAGGGTTCCATCGCGAAGGCCGCCGAGGAACTGCGGGGCTCCGGTTCGGCGCAGCTCGCGCTCGCGCCGTATCTGATCGGGCCCGAGCTCCCCGAAGGGCTGCTGGAGGCGGCCGCCACCGAGGCCGGCTGCTCCTCGGGCGAGTCCCTGGGCGCCTATCCGGCGATCGGCAGGCTGGTGCTCTCGCAGTACGCGGCCGTCCTGGGCATCACACCGCAGCAGGCGCAGCCCTTGCGCTGA
- a CDS encoding FUSC family protein codes for MFVAPDPERLRLRSALRAVLGIGLAVSLSLLTGHELPAVIAGGLTALLALFTVTDTTVRRQAATTALFPVAGFPVLALATVLHDQPLLRDAAFLAVAVAGVYARRWGPRGHALGTFAFMTFFVAQFLRTVPGQLPGLYAAMALALLASSAVRFGLWRYERRMAPPVPPPPPGGRGLARTSTRQAVQVAVAGGLALGLGQALSQERWYWAVGTVWWIFVNTASRGETLVRGWRRVVGTVTGVAAGLFTAVPLHGDPAPTAVLVAVCVFGVFYTAPLSYSWMMFFVTVMAGLLYGLLGVLDEALLALRVAETLAGAVAVVVAVAVVLPVTTHAATDAWIQRSLLCVRRCTTEASRRLAGDGGADPAPHAAALEALLARVRVSVAPLLHPLNPFTARRERARRIVALLDECAERLRDLTELTADPEASHDSRLTDACRRGEAAVAALVTPGAAAVAAVPVVAETPQHPGTERALACLQGLEVALVSLAAPLRSSPRAPLASS; via the coding sequence ATGTTCGTGGCTCCGGATCCGGAGCGGCTGCGTCTGCGCAGCGCGCTGCGGGCCGTCCTGGGCATCGGTCTCGCGGTGAGCCTGTCCCTGCTCACCGGCCACGAGCTCCCCGCCGTCATCGCCGGCGGTCTGACGGCGCTCCTCGCCCTCTTCACGGTCACCGACACCACCGTCCGCCGGCAGGCCGCCACCACCGCCCTGTTCCCGGTGGCCGGCTTCCCGGTCCTCGCCCTGGCGACCGTGCTGCACGACCAGCCGCTCCTGCGCGACGCGGCGTTCCTCGCGGTCGCCGTCGCCGGCGTGTACGCACGGCGCTGGGGCCCGCGTGGCCATGCCCTGGGCACCTTCGCGTTCATGACCTTCTTCGTGGCGCAGTTCCTGCGGACGGTCCCGGGCCAGCTCCCCGGCCTGTACGCCGCCATGGCCCTCGCCCTGCTCGCCTCCTCGGCGGTCCGCTTCGGCCTGTGGCGCTATGAACGGCGGATGGCGCCGCCCGTCCCGCCGCCCCCGCCGGGCGGCCGCGGCCTGGCCCGGACGAGCACCCGGCAGGCCGTCCAGGTGGCGGTCGCGGGCGGGCTCGCCCTCGGCCTGGGCCAGGCGCTGTCGCAGGAGCGGTGGTACTGGGCGGTGGGCACCGTCTGGTGGATCTTCGTCAACACCGCCTCGCGCGGCGAGACCCTGGTCCGCGGCTGGCGGCGCGTGGTGGGCACCGTCACGGGGGTCGCCGCCGGGCTGTTCACCGCCGTACCGCTGCACGGCGACCCCGCCCCGACCGCCGTCCTCGTGGCCGTCTGCGTCTTCGGCGTCTTCTACACGGCGCCGCTGTCCTACAGCTGGATGATGTTCTTCGTGACCGTCATGGCCGGGCTGCTCTACGGCCTGCTCGGCGTACTGGACGAGGCGCTGCTCGCCCTGCGGGTCGCGGAGACGCTGGCCGGCGCGGTCGCCGTCGTGGTGGCGGTGGCCGTCGTCCTCCCCGTCACCACGCATGCCGCCACGGACGCCTGGATCCAGCGCTCCCTGCTGTGCGTCCGGCGGTGCACGACGGAGGCCTCCCGGCGGCTGGCCGGTGACGGCGGCGCCGACCCGGCGCCGCACGCCGCCGCGCTCGAAGCGCTGCTCGCCCGGGTGCGCGTCTCCGTGGCCCCGCTCCTCCACCCGCTCAACCCGTTCACCGCCCGCAGGGAACGGGCCCGCCGGATCGTCGCCCTGCTCGACGAGTGCGCCGAGCGCCTTCGGGACCTCACCGAGCTCACCGCCGACCCCGAGGCATCCCACGACTCCCGGCTGACCGACGCCTGCCGGCGGGGGGAAGCGGCCGTCGCCGCGCTCGTGACCCCCGGCGCCGCGGCGGTGGCCGCCGTGCCCGTCGTCGCGGAGACACCGCAGCACCCGGGCACCGAACGCGCCCTCGCCTGTCTGCAGGGTCTGGAGGTGGCGCTCGTGTCGCTCGCCGCGCCGCTGCGGAGTTCTCCGCGCGCGCCGCTGGCCTCCTCCTGA
- a CDS encoding ABC transporter permease, whose product MTTVKETAAEEPVRPAPSRPARPRPRPARMNPADVLRVGGSGLRSRPLRVFLSALGIAIGIAAMVGVVGISTSSTEDLNRRLSALGTNLLTVTPGQSFGGGAAHLPDESVEMIGNIPEVESVSALGKTGAKVYRNDHIPKEETGGLNVYAARTDLPETAGAEIVDGRWLNAANQRYPAVVLGPTAAEQLGVFRAGTGTKVWMAGQWVTVVGLLAPNELVPELDSAALTGWTFAEEELGFDGYPTTVYTRVEEAAVTDVQAILGATANPENPSEANVSRPSDVLAAKQATDDTLSGLLLGLGAVALLVGGVGVANTMVISVLERRSEIGLRRSLGATRGQVRNQFLCEALLLSALGGIGGVLLGIAVTSGYATYQGWPSVVPVWAMAGGVGATLVIGGLAGFYPALRAARLPPTEALSTT is encoded by the coding sequence ATGACCACCGTGAAGGAGACCGCCGCGGAGGAGCCGGTGCGCCCGGCCCCGTCCCGCCCGGCCCGGCCCCGCCCCAGGCCGGCCCGGATGAACCCGGCCGACGTCCTGCGGGTGGGCGGCTCCGGACTGCGTTCCCGGCCCCTGCGGGTGTTCCTTTCGGCGCTCGGCATCGCCATCGGCATCGCCGCCATGGTCGGCGTGGTGGGCATCTCCACCTCCAGCACCGAGGACCTCAACCGCCGGCTCTCCGCGCTGGGCACCAACCTGCTCACCGTCACCCCCGGCCAGTCCTTCGGCGGCGGCGCCGCCCATCTGCCGGACGAGTCCGTGGAGATGATCGGGAACATCCCGGAGGTGGAGTCGGTCTCCGCCCTCGGCAAGACCGGGGCCAAGGTCTACCGGAACGACCACATCCCCAAGGAGGAGACCGGCGGCCTCAACGTCTACGCGGCCCGCACGGATCTGCCGGAGACCGCAGGTGCGGAGATCGTCGACGGCCGGTGGCTGAACGCGGCCAACCAGCGGTACCCGGCCGTGGTGCTCGGCCCCACGGCCGCGGAGCAGCTCGGGGTGTTCCGGGCCGGGACCGGCACGAAGGTCTGGATGGCCGGGCAGTGGGTCACCGTCGTCGGCCTGCTGGCCCCCAACGAACTCGTCCCGGAGCTGGACTCCGCCGCGCTGACCGGCTGGACCTTCGCCGAGGAGGAACTGGGCTTCGACGGCTACCCGACGACGGTGTACACCCGTGTGGAGGAGGCGGCCGTCACCGACGTACAGGCGATCCTCGGTGCCACCGCCAACCCGGAGAACCCCAGCGAGGCCAACGTCTCCCGGCCGTCCGACGTGCTCGCCGCCAAGCAGGCCACCGACGACACCCTCAGCGGACTGCTGCTGGGGCTCGGCGCGGTCGCCCTGCTCGTCGGCGGCGTGGGGGTGGCCAACACCATGGTCATCTCGGTACTCGAACGCAGGTCGGAGATCGGTCTGCGCCGCTCCTTGGGGGCCACCCGCGGCCAGGTCCGCAACCAGTTCCTCTGCGAGGCGCTGCTGCTGTCCGCGCTCGGCGGCATCGGCGGGGTCCTGCTCGGCATCGCCGTCACCTCCGGCTACGCCACCTACCAGGGCTGGCCCTCGGTGGTGCCGGTCTGGGCGATGGCGGGCGGGGTCGGTGCGACCCTGGTGATCGGCGGGCTGGCCGGCTTCTATCCCGCGCTGCGCGCCGCGCGGCTGCCTCCCACGGAGGCCCTGTCCACCACGTGA
- a CDS encoding ABC transporter ATP-binding protein, whose product MTEAPSPVVELSGVRKTYGDVTALRDAGLVIRRGELLAVVGPSGSGKSTMLNIMGTLDRPTAGTVRIDGHDIDHLSDRELSALRAGTIGFVFQQFHLAPGIPALDSVADGLLYSGRPRAERRRLAERALRRVGLGHRLHHEPHQLSGGEKQRVAIARAVLGDPPLLLADEPTGALDSRSGLVVMELLHELHRAGTTVVVITHDRDIAASLPREVRIRDGRIEHDSDGAGPALAAGPDDGGALAPAPVPAAALTAGEAVR is encoded by the coding sequence GTGACCGAAGCGCCCAGCCCGGTGGTCGAACTGTCCGGGGTCCGCAAGACGTACGGGGACGTGACGGCGCTGCGGGACGCCGGGCTCGTCATCCGGCGCGGCGAACTGCTGGCCGTCGTCGGCCCGTCGGGCTCCGGGAAGTCCACGATGCTCAACATCATGGGCACCCTCGACCGCCCCACCGCCGGCACCGTGCGCATCGACGGGCACGACATCGACCACCTCAGCGACCGCGAGTTGTCCGCGCTGCGCGCCGGAACGATCGGTTTCGTCTTCCAGCAGTTCCACCTCGCCCCCGGCATCCCGGCCCTGGACAGCGTCGCGGACGGGCTGCTCTACAGCGGCCGCCCGCGGGCCGAGCGGCGCAGGCTCGCCGAGCGTGCCCTGCGCCGGGTCGGCCTCGGCCACCGGCTCCACCACGAGCCGCACCAGCTCTCCGGCGGTGAGAAACAGCGGGTGGCCATCGCCCGCGCGGTGCTCGGCGACCCGCCGCTGCTGCTAGCCGACGAGCCCACCGGTGCGCTGGACTCCCGGTCCGGCCTGGTGGTGATGGAGCTGCTGCACGAGCTGCACCGGGCCGGTACCACGGTCGTGGTGATCACCCACGACCGGGACATCGCGGCCTCCCTGCCGCGCGAGGTCCGGATCCGCGACGGCCGGATCGAACACGACTCGGACGGCGCCGGACCCGCGCTCGCCGCCGGCCCGGACGACGGCGGGGCCCTCGCACCGGCCCCGGTACCCGCCGCCGCCCTGACCGCGGGGGAGGCCGTGCGATGA
- a CDS encoding peptidoglycan-binding protein, which produces MTAPDGTQERERDEGADRPGPSGDPSAALELRTPGEVADRPAAGASTRETSGDPGPRETARDLETREKPAETAGSGDDGEGAAPPASHRRSRPLRTSMIVAAAITVVAAAGAATTGALGGDGAGEANAAPSAPPKTAEIQRTTLTRTETVDGNLGYGEASAVQAPAGAGSGQPARNGTGGDGGSAGIITWVPEDGDVIKRGGTVYRADEEKVPLLYGSTPFYRTLGPGSEGGDVKILEKNLSELGYTGFTADDTYTETTAEAVRDWQDDLGREETGRVGPGDAVVAPGARRVADVKTSPGALLNGTVLTWTGTERIVTVDLDVRYEDLVEKGTKATVTLPDDSTVRAEVTDVGTLSGSGDAGDAGSGGPGNGGGNEDPTLPVELEIAKQKGLGSYQAAGVEVTVKAETRENVLAVPVNALVAERGGGYAVEVVDADGTVERRAVKLGMFADSLVEVSGKGITDGLVVGVPK; this is translated from the coding sequence GTGACGGCACCGGACGGGACACAGGAGCGCGAGCGGGACGAGGGGGCGGACCGTCCGGGCCCGTCCGGCGATCCCTCCGCGGCCCTGGAACTGCGCACCCCCGGCGAGGTGGCCGACCGCCCGGCGGCCGGGGCCTCCACCCGGGAGACCTCCGGGGACCCCGGGCCGCGGGAAACGGCCCGGGACCTCGAAACCCGGGAGAAGCCGGCGGAGACCGCCGGCAGCGGCGACGACGGCGAGGGCGCGGCCCCGCCGGCGAGCCACCGCAGAAGCCGTCCGCTGCGCACCTCGATGATCGTGGCCGCCGCGATCACCGTGGTCGCGGCGGCCGGCGCCGCCACCACCGGGGCCCTCGGCGGCGACGGAGCGGGCGAGGCGAACGCCGCCCCCTCCGCCCCGCCGAAGACCGCCGAGATCCAGCGCACCACCCTGACCCGCACCGAGACGGTCGACGGAAACCTCGGCTACGGCGAGGCCTCGGCCGTCCAGGCCCCGGCCGGAGCCGGGAGCGGGCAGCCGGCGCGGAACGGCACCGGCGGCGACGGCGGAAGCGCCGGGATCATCACCTGGGTGCCCGAGGACGGCGACGTCATCAAGCGCGGCGGCACCGTCTACCGCGCCGACGAGGAGAAGGTCCCGCTGCTCTACGGCTCCACGCCCTTCTACCGCACCCTGGGGCCGGGCAGTGAGGGCGGCGACGTCAAGATCCTGGAGAAGAACCTCTCCGAACTCGGCTACACCGGCTTCACCGCCGACGACACGTACACGGAGACCACCGCCGAGGCCGTCCGGGACTGGCAGGACGACCTCGGCCGCGAGGAGACCGGCAGGGTCGGACCCGGGGACGCCGTGGTGGCGCCCGGTGCCCGCCGCGTCGCCGACGTGAAGACCTCCCCCGGTGCCCTGCTCAACGGCACCGTCCTGACCTGGACCGGCACCGAACGCATCGTCACCGTCGATCTCGACGTGCGGTACGAGGACCTCGTCGAGAAGGGCACCAAGGCCACCGTCACCCTCCCGGACGACAGCACCGTCCGGGCGGAGGTCACGGATGTCGGCACCCTCTCGGGCTCCGGCGACGCCGGCGACGCCGGCTCCGGCGGTCCCGGGAACGGCGGCGGGAACGAGGACCCCACCCTGCCCGTGGAGCTGGAGATCGCGAAGCAGAAGGGGCTCGGCAGCTACCAGGCCGCCGGCGTCGAGGTCACGGTGAAGGCGGAGACCCGCGAGAACGTCCTCGCCGTCCCCGTCAACGCGCTGGTGGCGGAGCGCGGCGGCGGCTACGCCGTGGAGGTCGTCGACGCGGACGGCACCGTGGAGCGGCGTGCGGTGAAGCTCGGCATGTTCGCGGACAGCCTGGTGGAGGTGTCCGGCAAGGGCATCACCGACGGCCTGGTCGTGGGGGTCCCCAAGTGA
- a CDS encoding prephenate dehydrogenase has protein sequence MSLRTLAVIGTGLIGTSVALAARRQGVTVYLSDRDESAARTAEDLGAGRAAPPPEPVDLAVVAVPPSLVAPVLAESQARRLALSYTDVASVKSRTEREILATAPDPTRYVGGHPMAGREWSGPRAARAELFRERTWVLTPTRLTSKRAFDRTLDLIALCGAVPRVMRARAHDEAVALTSHAPHLVASLMAARLRDGSAEAAHLAGQGLRDVTRIARGDSRLWSDILESNAAAVAEILTRLQEDLAGVLAALHDLASPGPAAVPGPAAPGGTGPGGGDVVPVPGRHALVDLLDRGIAGVGGLDGAGGGRRGAPGHPETPAFPVAGGR, from the coding sequence GTGAGCCTCCGCACGCTCGCCGTCATCGGCACCGGCCTGATCGGCACCTCGGTCGCCCTGGCGGCCCGCCGTCAGGGGGTCACCGTGTACCTGTCGGACCGGGACGAGTCCGCCGCCCGCACCGCCGAGGACCTGGGCGCCGGACGGGCCGCGCCGCCGCCGGAACCCGTGGATCTCGCCGTGGTCGCCGTACCGCCCAGCCTGGTCGCGCCCGTGCTGGCGGAGTCGCAGGCACGGCGGCTGGCGCTCAGCTACACCGACGTGGCGAGCGTCAAGTCCCGTACGGAACGGGAGATCCTGGCCACCGCACCCGACCCGACCCGCTACGTCGGCGGCCACCCGATGGCCGGCCGCGAGTGGTCGGGCCCGCGGGCGGCCCGCGCGGAACTGTTCCGGGAACGCACCTGGGTGCTCACCCCCACCCGGCTGACGTCCAAACGGGCCTTCGACCGGACCCTCGACCTGATCGCGCTGTGCGGCGCCGTCCCCCGGGTGATGCGGGCCCGGGCGCACGACGAGGCGGTGGCCCTCACCTCCCACGCCCCGCACCTGGTCGCCAGTCTGATGGCGGCACGGCTGCGGGACGGCTCCGCGGAGGCCGCCCACCTCGCCGGCCAGGGGCTGCGCGACGTCACCCGGATCGCCCGCGGCGACTCCCGGCTGTGGAGCGACATCCTGGAGTCCAACGCCGCCGCCGTCGCCGAGATCCTCACCCGGCTCCAGGAGGACCTCGCCGGAGTCCTGGCGGCCCTGCACGACCTCGCGTCCCCGGGCCCCGCTGCCGTCCCGGGCCCCGCCGCCCCGGGCGGCACCGGACCCGGCGGGGGAGACGTGGTGCCCGTCCCGGGCAGGCACGCCCTGGTGGACCTGCTCGACCGGGGCATCGCCGGGGTGGGCGGCCTCGACGGCGCGGGCGGCGGCCGCCGCGGTGCCCCGGGCCACCCGGAGACCCCGGCGTTCCCGGTGGCGGGCGGACGGTGA
- a CDS encoding PLP-dependent aminotransferase family protein → MTEILQSETAPAGLSADALHASLGDVSMESMNLLNQIADTHPRAVSFAAGRPYEGFYDVDRLPEYLRVFCDHLRTERGMDEAEVARTLFQYGATKGIITSLVARSLAVDEGIETGPGSVVVTVGCQEAMFLVLRALRADDREALLAPSPTYVGLTGAALLADLPVLPVRTRENGIDLDDLVERLRRARAGGLRVRACYVTPDFANPSGASMDLAARHRLLDIAEAEDLLLLEDNAYGLLGGTAGRLPTLKSLDRRQRVVYLGSFAKTCMPGARVGYVVADQRVTGGSGGGTLLADELSKIKSMLTVNTSPIAQALVGGKLLSHGCSLAEANRRETEVYRRNLRQVLDGLAQRLGNVPGVEWNAPAGGFFVVLTVPFTVDDGLLEYAARRHGVLFTPMHHFYGSSAGFRQLRLSVSTLTPDRIEEGLDRLSALVTERLAEHGAAGGPVPGGGS, encoded by the coding sequence ATGACGGAAATCCTGCAATCGGAGACCGCCCCGGCGGGGCTGTCCGCGGACGCGCTGCACGCATCGCTCGGCGATGTGTCGATGGAGTCCATGAACCTGCTGAACCAGATCGCCGACACCCATCCCCGCGCGGTCTCCTTCGCCGCGGGCCGGCCCTACGAGGGCTTCTACGACGTGGACCGGTTACCCGAGTACCTGCGGGTCTTCTGCGACCACCTGCGCACCGAACGGGGGATGGACGAGGCGGAGGTCGCCCGCACCCTGTTCCAGTACGGAGCCACCAAGGGCATCATCACCTCCCTGGTGGCCCGGAGCCTCGCCGTGGACGAGGGAATCGAGACCGGCCCCGGCTCCGTGGTGGTCACCGTCGGCTGCCAGGAGGCGATGTTCCTGGTGCTGCGCGCGCTGCGCGCCGACGACCGCGAGGCGCTGCTGGCACCGAGCCCGACCTACGTCGGCCTGACCGGCGCCGCGCTCCTCGCCGATCTGCCCGTGCTCCCGGTGCGCACCCGTGAGAACGGCATCGACCTGGACGACCTGGTGGAACGGCTGCGCCGGGCACGCGCCGGGGGCCTGCGGGTCCGCGCCTGCTACGTCACCCCCGACTTCGCCAACCCCTCCGGGGCCAGCATGGACCTCGCCGCCCGGCACCGGCTGCTGGACATCGCCGAGGCCGAGGACCTGCTGCTGCTGGAGGACAACGCCTACGGACTGCTCGGCGGGACGGCCGGCCGGCTGCCCACCCTCAAGTCTCTCGACCGCCGTCAACGGGTCGTCTATCTCGGCTCGTTCGCCAAGACCTGCATGCCCGGCGCACGCGTCGGCTACGTGGTCGCCGACCAGCGGGTCACCGGCGGCAGCGGCGGCGGGACGCTGCTCGCCGACGAACTGTCGAAGATCAAGAGCATGCTCACCGTCAACACCTCCCCGATCGCGCAGGCCCTGGTCGGCGGCAAGCTGCTCTCCCACGGCTGCAGCCTCGCCGAGGCCAACCGCCGGGAGACGGAGGTCTACCGGCGCAATCTCCGCCAGGTGCTCGACGGGCTGGCCCAGCGGCTGGGGAACGTCCCCGGCGTGGAATGGAACGCGCCCGCGGGCGGGTTCTTCGTCGTGCTCACCGTGCCGTTCACCGTGGACGACGGCCTCCTGGAGTACGCGGCCCGCCGCCACGGCGTGCTGTTCACCCCCATGCACCACTTCTACGGGTCCTCGGCCGGGTTCCGCCAGCTCCGGCTGTCCGTCAGCACACTGACGCCCGACCGGATCGAGGAGGGCCTGGACCGGCTGTCCGCGCTCGTCACCGAACGTCTCGCGGAGCACGGGGCGGCCGGCGGGCCGGTGCCGGGAGGCGGGTCGTGA